TACCTTGTAGCCAGCcattgttttccatttattttactgtgctAGGACTTCATTGCCTTAATGTGGTAATCAAAGTTAGATAGCAACCTTCACAATATAAAGACATCAAGTCTTAAGAGTCTTTTATTCCAACTGAAAACACATAACCAAACTTAATCATAGTAGCTATAATAATAGTCAACCTTTACAAAAAGGCTTAAACACTTTTTTACAACCCTATGAAAATGGTGGCCACAATTTGCAGAATCATAACAGATACTCCTAAAGGATTAATATGAGAACAGTACCAAACATACAAATTCACATGATCTTAGCTCCCTAATGCATTTGATCTGCTGACCCTTAAAAACAATTAACTGtaatagaaaacattaaaacccaCATACTGTCCTACTTCATCAGGCTAAATAGAGACAATCAACAGACTGCTAACCTTCAGATCTCCTTTGGCAGTGTTCTTCTGTTTCACTACAAACACTTCCCTTCCCATGTAAATTGCAGCTCAGGTGGTTCTGGGTAATGGCGGGGCGCTAGTCGAGGACAGAGCAGACGTTCTGAGTGGGAAGACGGATTGGAGCTCCAGCTCATTGGAGTCCACGGACAAGAAGGAATCCAGTGAAATCTCAGGTCACAGAGAGAACTTATCATTAATAATAACTTATTATTGGGATCATACGTGAGGAAACTCACAATGCACTCGTGACTGAGACTTCTCTGTCTGCCCACAGAGGACACGCTGAACTTCTGGAAGGGCATTGCTGATGTGGGTTTGCTGGGCGAAGTGGTGAACAACATCAGCACTGAGCTGCTGGAGATGCTGAATGGTGTGCAGCAGCGCAGGGAACCTGCCACGTTGCAGGACACAGGTACAGAACAATGCTAATATGCAATGGGTGCTGAGAACGGCATCATGAAAGCAGAACATAAGCATGCTTCAGAGCCTGCAGGAAAGTGCACAAATATatggaaagaaagaacaaattcaGCTGCTGTTGAAAAACCGACATCATAAGACTTTTAGAATGTTggtttttgtaaaaaaaaaaaaagacaaatacttAATGATCCCTTGGTTACAGCATCTGAATTTGTTCCTCCTTTCTGACTGACCAAGTGACCCTTTGATTGATTGCCGCACTGATCCCAGATTCCTGTCTGGTAGAGGTGGCGGTGCTCAGTAACCTTGCCCAGGTGTTTGGCCTGCTCGACTCAGTCAAGAAGATCCtagagaagaggaagcagcagacAGATCCTAACCAGGAGCAGATCCTCAGCACACTCACCAGTGAGTATAGAGCAGAAACAAGGTTTCATTCCAGGAGTCGGCTTTGCATCTTTTTTGGCTGATGACGTCTCTGTGAgattttaactttgtttttattagaaaatggCAAACACTAATGTTAGAGGAGATTGTTATATACACTGGAGATCAAAATTGGAGAACAATTTATGAACTCTTTTGTTGTGGCTATACCATGCTACTAGAattgtgttttacaaaataataataataatgatacaaaaataaatgatcagcAATGGCTGAAGCACGGGGAAAGATTACAACTAAATTTCAGTCAACAGTTAGAAGAAGGTGTACAGGCCATTGCTTTGACTGACTTGAGTGATTTCCTCCACAGTTCTGTGACTGTAGTGGGTTTCTTGTTCAACTTTGTTGCCAAGGATTTTCTAGAGGTTTTCTATTGTGTTTGGATCAGGACTGTGGGCTGgccattttattatttaattgttttcagtttcaagaAACTGCTTTACCCATTTGGCTGTGTGACAAGGGGCATGAAAATTGTTGGCTAATTGGGTGACGATTGCAGGAAAGGAACATGTTGTCGAAGAAGGTTTTGATAAACATTTGCATGCACTCTGTCATGTAGCTGTATAAGAGGCCCAACACCTGCTACAGAAAACATTCTCCAAACCATgacacttcctcctccacctttccCTGGCTTCTTTACACACTATTGGTTCCATCTTTCCCCAGTTCGACATGGAACATGTTTTCCATCTGacccaaataaattaaacttgctTTCATCAGTAAAATTTGGACCAATTCTCCTCCTTGTCCACACAATATACTCCTCAGCTAAGGTTAATCTAGCCTTTTGATTCTTTCTGCTAATGAGATGTTTGGTCACTGCAGAGTGGGCTTTCAGTCCAGATGCTCTTAAATTTTGGCAAGACAGATTCTTACCCTGCTCAACACTGAACTAGTAAGCACttccagctgcagtgttgaatCCATTGCCCATTGACATTTTCCATATCATCCTGTTATTTCTTGCATTTGTCTTTCGTTGACGACTTGTACAAGTTTGTGACATTGTAAACATGCAATATTCTGTAAATCACATATTTGGAACGCTCAACTTCTCTTGCTATGGCTATCCCTTTTgacaacctgctgctggagggtttcagtcaagagtattaacaaatataatgtgcctaaaataataacacaaaaaagctgaacttttatgttgttaattgagagcaaccataaaaacctacGTAAACCTAATAAGCTACGAAATAgtttgagggtgtggactagagctactttgaccgacaataaacacttttaagtttgctccacacaagaagaatacgttTATGTGAACCATGCATCACCAAAAGATGCTTttagaggatctatgatcaagaattgttgatttacataaagctggaaagggttaccaagtcaaagactttagaaattcatcAGTCTACAGTTATGCAAACAGTCTACAAATGgggacactttgggactgtggctactctaccaagaagtgcGTGGCCAGTCAACACTCATTAATAAGGttatttgaaggcatcattggaaatGGCTAACATCAGTGTTCATGAGTGTACAGTAAACAGGTAaaacaggtaaaacattgaacaagtaGGGTGTCAatagcaggacaccacaaaggaagctgctgcttaataaaaagaacattgctgcatgcatgaagtttgccaaagagcatactgacactccacagcaggattagcaaaatgtttgtggactgatgaaactatattaaactatttggaaagaacacacaccaCTACATCTGttataaaaaggtcactgcatatcgtCATGAAAACATCCACCCATAAAGTATGGTTGAGGAAACATTAcgcttgacttagataaagatcagatcacattttttgacaaattaatgcagaaaaccatgaaattccaaaaggttcacacacgTTTTTTTGCCATTGAATGTAACTACTGAAATATGCTTAAAATACTGCTATTTTACTCTATACTTACTATAATTTCAAATAGTACTAAGCAGTGACCTTgatatttaattgaaatttatttaatgaaattgtAGGTTGTTCTCAAATTTTGATCTCCAGTGTAGTTCTGTGAATAATTTGATTCACTGTCAGCAAATTCTTTTTGGCATCAGTGCATTCCTGTTCTCTCTTAATTAGTCTACTGTGTTTATGTCCCCCAGTCTTTCATTCAGTTACACAAATGCATGGTTTGTGCCCTAATGTATCCTGTACCTCAAAATACTGAAGCCTAAACAAGTTAGGGTGAAGGGTCACTGTTTTCAGAATGTCTGATGTAACagatgtacaaatgtaaaataacatttagaacAGTTTGAGGAAGGCACTGAGTCTAGCTACTGTGTAATCTGGTGTTTGAGTAACATTTTTACTGACTCATTATTGAGTTTCGGTTTCAGTCCTGTCTTGTGCTGTTTGCTCTGTGCAGGCCTGGAGGTGCAGTTGgaagaacagaggaaacagcaaCAGGTGCGGGCCCTTCTCTCCTGCCCGCAACCggccaaaaacaaaactccTACAAAGCGCCAGACCAAGCGGCCTCGTCTCCAGAGGCCCGCCTCCACCACCACTCTCCTGACCTCCCCCATCAACCAACAGGCTGCCCTGCAGCCGCAGCAGTTCACCGTTCTCTCTCCCATCTCGCTGTCCTCTGTGAGTCAGCCGTTCACTGTGGCAGGTTTGCCAATCGCCTCCCTGGCTCAGTCCTCCAACACAGTCACCCTGCTTCCAGCTGGCTCGCAGCTCTTCACCCGCTACATGGTGACCGGAGACGGAAAGACGGACGCCATCACCTTGCACCCTTCCTCAGGCCTCACACTGGTGGGCACTACCACTGTGCAGGACTCCACCCAGCTTGGCACAGTGGTGAGCCCAGTAGAGCTGGTGCACCTCAGCCAGCAGACCAGCAGTGGAGAGGTGGTGCCCATAGAAGGCCAGGTTTTGGACGGCACCATGCTGGTGCAGCAGGAGGTAATGCAtggggaggtggagggtggGCAGGAGCACACAGTCATCGAGATCAACCCCACTCCCGTGGATCAGGCGGTGGGGGTGATGGAGCTGCAACTGACCGGGGAGTCAAGCAGAGAAAGGGCCGCTATGGTGGTCCAGAGTGGGATGGAGGTGACGATGGctgaagagggagaagagacaCAGTGCCAAATGCAGGAGGCGCAGACTGAAGGGGTTGAGGGGCTGCAGCTGGATGGCAGCGGACAATTGTCAGGTGTACGGATAGTGGTGATAGAAGAAAACACTCAGGAAGAAAACAAGGTCAAATGAGATACACCTCTTATTTTATCCAGTGGAGCATGTATGAACTCTTTCACAGACTCCTCAAAATGTTAATACACATAATTTCCAAATCCTTGGCCTAAGACCAAGCACTAGAGTAgccatttttccttttttggtGTGCGTACACAGTCTTCTTAACTTcttgttcattatttttcattgaaACAAAGAGACATCACAACAAagatactgtatttgttttgtatttaaaggaTAGTTTTGGTTCATTACAGCTGGGGTCTTATTTTTCTAGGTTTGGCCATGATTAGTAACATTAACACTGTACTTAGCAAGTGCTGACATTTGGGAATGCAGTCACAGCATTCAATCCAACAGAACAGCAGATATACAAACCATAACCAAATGtatttgaaagagaaaaaggaaattagGGGGAACTGTAAAATGATTACCCAGACTGTCTGCTGTGAACAACCACTGCTGTTTCAGATCGTCTCTATGGCTCACACACAGTTCGAAAGCACAGTGCTGGATTTTAGTTTAGGGCTGATCACTTCATATAATTATACTATAGTAAGAGTATCCATCTGTACCTACCTATCTCCATccaagactaaaaccaacagtgAATTACCTCTGCTTTGggtatttattaaaaaaggaGCTCCAAATGCTGACCATAATTTCTCACAGCCTCTGAAATATACAGCCTCTTCTATTGTGTTCTCTAGAATTGTATTATCTCACAACAACTAAGCTGGGCTGCAAATTAAACTGACTTTTGCTTTGCCTAACATCACCTTTGTCTGGTCCAAAAAGTGTCAAAGGAAATAATATATACCtgcaggtggcagtagtctgTGTTCATCCTTCAaaaagggaaagcagaagaagacatAAGACGCAGATATACAAACCATAAACAAATCAGCACTTGCTTTTACAGCATAGACAGTTTATAGCTACTCCTGATTGACAATATATCTAATAAGAAATAGTAAATGGCGTTCCCACTAGTGCCAATAGTGCGGGACACTTAAAAAAACTAGGGCAACAGACCCTCGCCAACAGTCTGCCTGCCAACTGTCTGCTTGTTGTGTCACAACCctatgacatactgtacataaatagGAAAAATTCAGGTTCAAGATTAAGTCAGTTCTTTGTTGGATGTAGTCTCAGTATGGGATTTGTTGAAAATACCCACCTTATCCTTTATGACTGCATAATCCTAACCTCTGCACCACTGCAAAGCTGATGTGTATCAGTGATATCAACATGACATCTACCAAGACAATTATTGAGAGACAGAGTTAAAGAGGGAGTGAAAGCACTAGTCAGAATGTGGGTGATATAAAAGGCCTAAGGGGATTCAGAGAACACACAGC
Above is a genomic segment from Anabas testudineus chromosome 11, fAnaTes1.2, whole genome shotgun sequence containing:
- the gmeb1 gene encoding glucocorticoid modulatory element-binding protein 1 isoform X1, which encodes MATTEEVTVSMGEVVMVKAGGEGDPDDPNKTQVILQLQPITTGDESAETDAAVMAVEAHPDQTDGDDVEIGCPITCGDCKAVLLVKKFVCPGINVKCVKYEDQLISPKQFVHLSGKATLKDWKRAIRMGGVMLRKMMDSGQLDFYQHSTLCTNTCRSTKFDLLINNTRFPPDGSGLTTPTSSQAQVVLGNGGALVEDRADVLSGKTDWSSSSLESTDKKESSEISEDTLNFWKGIADVGLLGEVVNNISTELLEMLNGVQQRREPATLQDTDSCLVEVAVLSNLAQVFGLLDSVKKILEKRKQQTDPNQEQILSTLTSLEVQLEEQRKQQQVRALLSCPQPAKNKTPTKRQTKRPRLQRPASTTTLLTSPINQQAALQPQQFTVLSPISLSSVSQPFTVAGLPIASLAQSSNTVTLLPAGSQLFTRYMVTGDGKTDAITLHPSSGLTLVGTTTVQDSTQLGTVVSPVELVHLSQQTSSGEVVPIEGQVLDGTMLVQQEVMHGEVEGGQEHTVIEINPTPVDQAVGVMELQLTGESSRERAAMVVQSGMEVTMAEEGEETQCQMQEAQTEGVEGLQLDGSGQLSGVRIVVIEENTQEENKVK
- the gmeb1 gene encoding glucocorticoid modulatory element-binding protein 1 isoform X2, with translation MATTEEVTVSMGEVVMVKAGGEGDPDDPNKTQVILQLQPITTGDESAETDAAVMAVEAHPDQTDGDDVEIGCPITCGDCKAVLLVKKFVCPGINVKCVKYEDQLISPKQFVHLSGKATLKDWKRAIRMGGVMLRKMMDSGQLDFYQHSTLCTNTCRSTKFDLLINNTRFPPDGSGLTTPTSSQAQVVLGNGGALVEDRADVLSGKTDWSSSSLESTDKKESSEISEDTLNFWKGIADVGLLGEVVNNISTELLEMLNGVQQRREPATLQDTEVAVLSNLAQVFGLLDSVKKILEKRKQQTDPNQEQILSTLTSLEVQLEEQRKQQQVRALLSCPQPAKNKTPTKRQTKRPRLQRPASTTTLLTSPINQQAALQPQQFTVLSPISLSSVSQPFTVAGLPIASLAQSSNTVTLLPAGSQLFTRYMVTGDGKTDAITLHPSSGLTLVGTTTVQDSTQLGTVVSPVELVHLSQQTSSGEVVPIEGQVLDGTMLVQQEVMHGEVEGGQEHTVIEINPTPVDQAVGVMELQLTGESSRERAAMVVQSGMEVTMAEEGEETQCQMQEAQTEGVEGLQLDGSGQLSGVRIVVIEENTQEENKVK